In a genomic window of Myxococcales bacterium:
- a CDS encoding ATP-binding protein: protein MASVAPSTSDQLDEIAAIARGWLEALLRRTARAPDAVEGVPRSRFAVAASDVVRILDGARTGAGGADDVDPRWAALGARPGRLATLASGLGLTDLELRIVAAMIAPEHDPDLERAYAFAWDDFTRKRPDVGFLIELVGGDDAARRGAVRSALAPEGALRRLRVVLVGVAADTDVTPPARRPARLADRVIGFLQGDDGLDPALDGVVALAPPATVADVVAAPAVVAVVRRALTQAGAAPPRVLVHGSAGIGKTLLVRALATEAGRSVVRVDVAELVRAPDRLDERMARIAREAGLRGAITLFHEVGVFAEVAPGLTERFADLVRRTPGPVVLTAHVRPPWLTPAVPELVEVAVPGPTLHERIELWQRGLAGVGGGDLVDPGEVRAIAARFALGGGAIRRAAERAVSQARLRGDARIDLAALGESARLMLQHRLGTVARRIEPGFVWDDLVLPDDTHDTIRELCNFAKYRAALLEEWGWARKLPYGRGVSAIMAGPPGTGKTMVAQLLARELGYDLYLIELAQVVNKYVGETEKNLARVFDEAENSHAILFFDEADALFAKRTEVKSSNDRYANLEVNYLLQRMETYNGVTLLATNLEQGIDDAFKRRVRFTIQFEMPEPPVRTALWKSMFPPESKVAEDIDWERLGARFEMSGGYIKKAALRAAARAMDRGSDATITGADLELAAGLEYREMGRIG from the coding sequence GTGGCGTCGGTCGCACCGTCCACCTCCGACCAGCTCGACGAGATCGCGGCGATCGCCCGCGGCTGGCTCGAGGCGCTCCTGCGCCGGACCGCGCGCGCGCCCGACGCGGTCGAGGGCGTGCCGCGATCGCGGTTCGCGGTCGCCGCCAGCGACGTGGTCCGCATCCTCGACGGCGCCCGCACCGGCGCCGGTGGCGCCGACGACGTCGACCCGCGCTGGGCCGCGCTAGGCGCGCGACCGGGCCGGCTGGCGACGCTGGCGAGCGGGCTCGGGCTCACGGACCTCGAGCTGCGGATCGTCGCCGCGATGATCGCGCCCGAGCACGATCCCGACCTCGAGCGCGCCTACGCGTTCGCGTGGGACGACTTCACGCGCAAGCGCCCCGACGTCGGCTTCCTGATCGAGCTGGTCGGCGGCGACGACGCCGCCCGGCGCGGCGCGGTGCGGTCGGCGCTGGCGCCCGAGGGCGCGCTGCGGCGGCTGCGGGTGGTGCTGGTCGGCGTCGCCGCCGACACCGACGTGACGCCGCCGGCCCGGCGCCCGGCCCGGCTGGCCGATCGGGTGATCGGCTTCCTCCAGGGCGACGACGGCCTCGATCCCGCGCTCGACGGCGTGGTCGCGCTGGCCCCGCCGGCGACCGTCGCCGACGTCGTCGCGGCGCCCGCGGTCGTGGCGGTGGTGCGCCGCGCGCTGACCCAGGCCGGCGCGGCGCCGCCGCGGGTGCTGGTCCACGGCAGCGCCGGCATCGGCAAGACGCTGCTGGTGCGCGCGCTCGCCACCGAGGCCGGTCGGTCGGTCGTGCGGGTCGACGTCGCCGAGCTGGTGCGCGCCCCCGATCGGCTCGACGAGCGCATGGCCCGGATCGCGCGCGAGGCCGGCCTGCGCGGCGCGATCACGCTGTTCCACGAGGTCGGCGTGTTCGCCGAGGTCGCCCCAGGGCTGACCGAGCGCTTCGCCGACCTGGTGCGGCGCACGCCCGGCCCCGTGGTGCTGACCGCGCACGTCCGGCCGCCGTGGTTGACCCCGGCCGTCCCCGAGCTGGTCGAGGTCGCGGTGCCGGGGCCGACGCTGCACGAGCGGATCGAGCTGTGGCAGCGCGGCCTGGCCGGGGTCGGCGGCGGCGACCTGGTCGATCCCGGCGAGGTCCGGGCGATCGCCGCGCGGTTCGCGCTGGGCGGCGGCGCGATCCGCCGCGCCGCCGAGCGCGCGGTCAGCCAGGCCCGCCTGCGCGGCGACGCGCGGATCGATCTGGCGGCGCTGGGCGAGAGCGCGCGGCTGATGCTGCAGCACCGGCTCGGCACCGTCGCGCGCCGGATCGAGCCCGGGTTCGTCTGGGACGATCTGGTCCTGCCCGACGACACCCACGACACGATCCGCGAGCTGTGCAACTTCGCCAAGTACCGGGCGGCGCTGCTCGAGGAGTGGGGCTGGGCCCGCAAGCTGCCGTACGGCCGCGGCGTGTCGGCGATCATGGCCGGGCCGCCCGGCACCGGCAAGACCATGGTCGCGCAGCTCCTGGCGCGCGAGCTCGGCTACGACCTGTACCTGATCGAGCTGGCCCAGGTCGTCAACAAGTACGTCGGCGAGACCGAGAAGAACCTGGCGCGGGTGTTCGACGAGGCCGAGAACTCGCACGCGATCCTGTTCTTCGACGAGGCCGACGCGCTGTTCGCCAAGCGCACCGAGGTCAAGAGCTCTAACGATCGCTACGCCAACCTCGAGGTCAACTACCTGCTGCAGCGGATGGAGACCTACAACGGCGTGACGCTCCTGGCCACCAACCTCGAGCAGGGCATCGACGACGCGTTCAAGCGGCGCGTGCGCTTCACGATCCAGTTCGAGATGCCGGAGCCGCCGGTGCGGACCGCGCTGTGGAAGAGCATGTTCCCGCCCGAGAGCAAGGTGGCCGAGGACATCGACTGGGAGCGCCTCGGCGCGCGGTTCGAGATGTCGGGCGGCTACATCAAGAAGGCGGCCCTGCGCGCGGCCGCCCGCGCCATGGATCGCGGCAGCGACGCCACGATCACCGGCGCCGATCTGGAGCTGGCGGCGGGGCTCGAGTACCGCGAGATGGGCCGCATCGGCTGA
- a CDS encoding ABC transporter permease gives MTASLGRMWAIGLNTFREAARIKILYGILLIVVAANLLAIVLGEMSISQQGRVVRDIGVAGISIFGALTAIVVGVLLLYSEIQKRTIYSIISKPLARWEFVLGKYLGMALILTVLVALFALAMVVLLGYQGVAVTGPVVKAIVLAWFEVLTVAAIAVFFSSFSSPFLSGLFALALWLIGRFTPDLRAAIATSETPWIKLVARGALAIVPDLHVFSISGSEVDGQHVSIHADFVDWGYVALAAGHAALWIGALLVLACAIFRKRDFV, from the coding sequence GTGACGGCGTCGCTGGGCCGGATGTGGGCGATCGGCCTCAACACCTTCCGCGAGGCCGCGCGCATCAAGATCCTCTACGGGATCCTGCTGATCGTCGTCGCCGCCAACCTGCTGGCGATCGTGCTGGGCGAGATGTCGATCAGCCAGCAGGGGCGGGTGGTGCGCGACATCGGCGTGGCCGGCATCTCGATCTTCGGCGCGCTGACCGCGATCGTGGTCGGCGTGCTCCTGCTCTACAGCGAGATCCAGAAGCGCACGATCTACTCGATCATCTCCAAGCCGCTGGCCCGGTGGGAGTTCGTGCTCGGCAAGTACCTGGGCATGGCGCTGATCCTGACGGTGCTGGTGGCGCTGTTCGCGCTGGCGATGGTGGTCCTGCTCGGCTACCAGGGCGTGGCGGTCACCGGCCCGGTGGTCAAGGCGATCGTGCTGGCGTGGTTCGAGGTGCTGACGGTGGCGGCGATCGCGGTGTTCTTCTCGTCGTTCTCGAGCCCGTTCCTGTCGGGCCTGTTCGCGCTGGCGCTGTGGTTGATCGGCCGGTTCACGCCCGACCTGCGCGCCGCCATCGCGACCTCCGAGACCCCGTGGATCAAGCTGGTCGCCCGGGGCGCGCTGGCGATCGTGCCCGACCTGCACGTGTTCTCGATCTCCGGCTCCGAGGTCGACGGTCAGCACGTCTCGATCCACGCCGACTTCGTCGACTGGGGCTACGTCGCGCTGGCGGCCGGCCACGCCGCGCTGTGGATCGGCGCGCTGCTGGTGCTGGCGTGCGCGATCTTCCGCAAGCGGGACTTCGTGTGA
- a CDS encoding ABC transporter ATP-binding protein, with the protein MTVTDLAKTYRTPFRRKKVEALRGVSFEVAAGEVFGFLGPNGAGKTTTIRCLMGLCSITGGKAEILGAPVPTRAARQRMGFLPEQPYFYDYLTVGELLDLGGRLFGMSAADRRARADLLIVKVGLDRARGLPLKKFSKGMMQRAGLALALINDPELVVLDEPMSGLDPIGRKEIRDLILEQRDGGKTVFFSSHILSDVESICDRVAICVAGTIRDIGRPSDLVDATTLDSEVRLALADDAPAEAVAAISARASTARRVPGELLVTVAASSDLDDLLAFARGQGARVLAVTPRHETLEDLFLRRVEDERKAGTVPL; encoded by the coding sequence ATCACCGTCACCGATCTGGCGAAGACCTACCGCACGCCGTTCCGGCGCAAGAAGGTCGAGGCCCTGCGCGGCGTCTCGTTCGAGGTCGCCGCCGGCGAGGTGTTCGGCTTCCTCGGGCCCAACGGCGCCGGCAAGACCACGACCATCCGCTGCCTGATGGGCCTGTGCTCGATCACCGGCGGCAAGGCCGAGATCCTGGGCGCGCCGGTGCCGACCCGGGCCGCGCGCCAGCGCATGGGCTTCCTGCCCGAGCAGCCGTACTTCTACGACTACCTGACCGTCGGCGAGCTGCTCGATCTGGGCGGGCGCCTGTTCGGGATGTCGGCCGCCGATCGCCGCGCCCGCGCTGACCTGCTGATCGTCAAGGTCGGGCTCGACCGCGCCCGCGGCCTGCCGCTCAAGAAGTTCTCGAAGGGCATGATGCAGCGGGCCGGGCTGGCGCTGGCGCTGATCAACGATCCCGAGCTGGTCGTGCTCGACGAGCCGATGAGCGGGCTCGATCCGATCGGCCGCAAGGAGATCCGCGATCTGATCCTCGAGCAGCGCGACGGCGGCAAGACCGTGTTCTTCTCGTCGCACATCCTGTCCGACGTCGAGTCGATCTGCGATCGGGTCGCGATCTGCGTCGCCGGCACGATCCGCGACATCGGCCGGCCGAGCGATCTGGTCGACGCCACGACCCTCGACTCCGAGGTGCGCCTGGCGCTGGCCGACGACGCGCCGGCCGAGGCGGTCGCGGCGATCTCGGCCCGGGCCAGCACCGCGCGCCGGGTCCCGGGCGAGCTGCTGGTGACCGTGGCCGCGAGCAGCGACCTCGACGACCTGCTGGCGTTCGCGCGCGGCCAGGGCGCCCGGGTGCTGGCGGTCACGCCGCGGCACGAGACCCTCGAGGATCTGTTCCTGCGTCGGGTCGAGGACGAGCGCAAGGCCGGGACGGTGCCGCTGTGA
- a CDS encoding DUF4159 domain-containing protein: protein MGLALGVISRRRLLGAGLVGAAALAWPRRARAIGPGSKFRVGQLALGAPQPRPDALRRLLWELDKRTSIAVDLEAPTVAPTAPTLHETPFLYLAGDREFAVPSPAGVEALRRFLTFGGFLLIDSAEGTTDGAFDKSVRALCAALYPTPAPGLELVPADHVVYKAFYLLERPLGRLALSPVMEGITRSGRLTVAYVQNDLGGAWTKDNFGNYAFPCEPDGDRQRELAYRMGVNLAMYALCLDYKTDQVHVPFIMRRRRWRPDDGAQTPAAPPTPPKP from the coding sequence CTGGGGTTAGCTTTGGGCGTGATCTCGCGCCGTCGCCTCCTCGGCGCCGGGCTGGTCGGGGCCGCCGCCCTGGCCTGGCCTCGGCGAGCACGCGCGATCGGCCCCGGGTCGAAGTTCCGGGTCGGCCAGCTGGCGCTCGGCGCGCCGCAGCCGCGGCCCGACGCGCTGCGACGGCTGCTGTGGGAGCTCGACAAGCGCACCTCGATCGCGGTCGATCTCGAGGCGCCGACCGTGGCCCCGACCGCGCCGACCCTGCACGAGACCCCGTTCCTGTACCTGGCCGGCGATCGCGAGTTCGCGGTGCCGAGCCCGGCCGGGGTCGAGGCGCTCCGACGGTTCCTGACCTTCGGCGGGTTCCTGCTGATCGACTCGGCCGAGGGCACCACCGACGGCGCGTTCGACAAGTCGGTGCGGGCGCTGTGCGCGGCGCTGTACCCGACCCCGGCCCCGGGCCTCGAGCTGGTGCCAGCCGATCACGTGGTCTACAAGGCGTTCTACCTGCTCGAGCGACCGCTCGGGCGCCTGGCGCTGTCGCCGGTGATGGAGGGCATCACCCGCAGCGGCCGGCTCACCGTCGCCTACGTCCAGAACGACCTCGGCGGCGCGTGGACCAAGGACAACTTCGGCAACTACGCGTTCCCGTGCGAGCCCGACGGCGATCGCCAGCGCGAGCTCGCCTACCGGATGGGCGTCAACCTGGCGATGTACGCGCTGTGCCTCGACTACAAGACCGACCAGGTCCACGTGCCGTTCATCATGCGCCGGCGGCGCTGGCGTCCCGATGACGGCGCCCAGACCCCGGCCGCGCCGCCGACGCCGCCCAAGCCGTGA